Proteins encoded together in one Undibacterium sp. CCC3.4 window:
- the fdxA gene encoding ferredoxin FdxA, which produces MTHVVTESCIRCRYTDCVDVCPVDCFRAGPNFLIIDPDECIDCAVCVAECPVNAIYAEEDVPADQLQFIKINAELTPKWPSITKTTAPLPDADEWKDVKSKLQHLVR; this is translated from the coding sequence ATGACCCACGTTGTGACCGAATCGTGCATCCGCTGCCGCTACACCGATTGCGTCGATGTTTGCCCGGTAGATTGCTTCCGCGCTGGCCCGAATTTCCTCATCATCGACCCCGATGAATGCATCGATTGCGCAGTTTGCGTAGCGGAGTGCCCGGTCAATGCGATTTACGCCGAAGAAGATGTACCGGCAGATCAACTGCAATTCATCAAAATCAATGCTGAACTGACACCGAAATGGCCGTCGATTACCAAAACGACCGCACCATTGCCAGATGCAGATGAATGGAAAGACGTTAAAAGCAAATTGCAGCATCTCGTGCGTTAA